Part of the Jatrophihabitans sp. GAS493 genome, GAGAGGACGGCACTGGCCCTGTTGGCCGAGCGCGGCGTGCCGGCCTGGCGGCTCGGCGAGGTCGTCGAAGGTACCGGTGTGGTGCGGATGACCGGTGACTACTCGGGCCCGGCAGCTAGCTGGCGCTGAGCAGGCGGCTGGATCAGCGGGTCGCGCTGGCCCAGCCCTCTTCGTCTTCGTCGTCATCCCACGACGTGGGCGTGGACTCACGCTCAGGTGCAGAGGGCGTCGATCCCAACTCGCGACGCAGTGCGTCGAGATCAGTGAATTGGGAAGTGTTGTACTTCAGATCGCGCGCCACTTTTTGCTGCTTGGCTTTTGCACGGCCGCGCCCCATGGCTCGACCCCCTCGCTCACACGGTCAGCCGGGCTGCGATGGCACCTTGCTCTCACTTGGTTGCGAGTATCTAGCTAACCAGAGTGTGGGCGGTGCATACCTGCGCCGGGAATGTTGTCATCGTCGTGGACGTAGCGTACTCCGTCCGGCTGGAAAGGCGCACATCGGAGGGCGTTCACCGGCCCGTGAGTCGTGGAGACCACAGTCGAGGAGTGGCTTGGGTCCGGATGGTCCGCTTGCGGTGGGGTTTGAGCGATGAGAACGACAAATACCAGTGTGTCCGTATATGTAGCGATATACCTGGCGGAACGGTAGCGTGTTGCAGGTAGTACGCATGGCAAAAAGTGGACACGTGGGACTTTTCCCATGGTTGAAATGCCCGATCTTCGGGATACTGGTCCATGACACAGAACAGGACCTGTGTCATCGGTTGCTCAGAAAGGGGTCGACAGGATGACAAATCCCCGTCACCGTACCGACAACGAACAACTCCTCACGCCGTCCGAAGTGGCCACGCTCTTTCGGGTTGACCCTAAGACCGTGACGCGCTGGGCCAAGGCCGGCAAGCTGACCTCGATTCGCACCCTCGGCGGGCACCGCCGCTACCGCGAGT contains:
- a CDS encoding DUF3073 domain-containing protein, whose product is MGRGRAKAKQQKVARDLKYNTSQFTDLDALRRELGSTPSAPERESTPTSWDDDEDEEGWASATR
- a CDS encoding BldC family transcriptional regulator, translated to MTNPRHRTDNEQLLTPSEVATLFRVDPKTVTRWAKAGKLTSIRTLGGHRRYRESEVRSLLEGNTNHTLG